One window from the genome of Poecilia reticulata strain Guanapo linkage group LG9, Guppy_female_1.0+MT, whole genome shotgun sequence encodes:
- the rhobtb4 gene encoding rho related BTB domain containing 4 isoform X1: protein MWVNSGTVGRALSMDIDTDYERPNVETIKCVVVGDNAVGKTRLICARACNATLTQYQLLATHVPTVWAIDQYRVCQEVLERSRDVVDEVSVSLRLWDTFGDHHKDRRFAYGRSDVVVLCFSLANPNSLRHVRTMWFPEIKHFCPRTPIILVGCQLDLRYADLDAVNRARRPLAKPIKPTDILPPERGHEVAKELGIPYYETSIVAQFGVKDVFDNAIRAALISRRHLQFWKSHLKKVQRPLLQAPFLPPRPPRPIVGIPDPPATDGEGPDSLFCHPLCADVLFFLQGGSTRVFAHKVYLATSCSKFYDLFTLDLGGSSFGAMGEEQEGKENTESGEEDEQSRRGAKEQAGRTKSLDIDKDGIDGGVRGLNRPQLLQQGSLRTSQSDNALPSRAQYSMGAMGTGRPLSGWGRGFLSVCLEHVDDPMTGRPRLMTVVAMDSLIQEEPFKAVLQYLYTGSLDESRGDLMQVATIAELLEVFDLRMMVANVLNRESFMNQEITKAFHVRRANRIKECLNKGTFADVVFRLDDGCLPAHKPLLISSCDWMAAMFRGSFMESYIEEVSIPNTSTACMRGVLEFLYCGLLTPCPGLEPMELIVLANRLCLPRLVALTEQHAVDELLQLAVKGVDIDGQVLAYLEVSQFHNAKQLSAWCLHHICTNYNSICRKFPKDMKAMSPENQRHFEKQRWPPVWFLKEEDRYLRSQKEREREEEILRKQHTKRGWCFWRHPSSSPHIS, encoded by the exons ATGTGGGTCAACTCCGGAACCGTCGGAAG GGCCCTCTCCATGGATATAGACACAGACTATGAGCGGCCCAATGTGGAAACCATTAAATGTGTGGTGGTGGGGGACAATGCAGTAGGCAAGACCAGGCTAATCTGTGCCCGGGCCTGCAATGCCACACTCACACAGTATCAGCTGCTTGCCACCCACGTGCCAACCGTCTGGGCCATCGACCAGTACCGAGTATGCCAGGAG GTGCTGGAGAGATCTCGGGATGTGGTGGATGAGGTCAGTGTGTCCCTGAGGCTTTGGGACACATTTGGGGATCATCACAAAGACAGGCGATTTGCCTACGGCAG ATCTGATGTAGTGGTACTCTGCTTCTCTCTGGCTAATCCCAACTCCCTGCGCCATGTTCGCACCATGTGGTTTCCGGAGATCAAGCACTTTTGTCCCCGAACACCCATCATCCTGGTCGGCTGCCAGCTGGATCTGCGCTACGCTGACCTGGATGCAGTCAACCGTGCGAGACGACCGTTAGCAAA GCCCATCAAACCAACAGACATCCTCCCTCCAGAGAGAGGCCACGAGGTGGCAAAAGAACTTGGGATTCCTTACTATGAGACGAGCATTGTCGCCCAGTTTGGAGTCAAAGATGTGTTTGACAACGCCATCCGTGCAGCCCTCATTTCCCGTCGGCACCTGCAATTCTGGAAGTCCCACCTGAAAAAGGTCCAGAGACCCCTTCTGCAGGCCCCCTTCCTACCTCCTCGACCACCACGCCCCATAGTGGGCATCCCCGACCCACCGGCCACAGACGGCGAAGGCCCTGACTCCCTTTTCTGTCATCCTCTTTGCGCagatgttcttttctttttgcaaggGGGCTCCACTCGTGTCTTTGCTCACAAAGTTTACCTGGCTACGTCCTGCTCCAAGTTCTACGACCTTTTCACGCTTGATCTTGGTGGGTCGAGTTTTGGGGCAATGGGAGAGGAACAGGAGGGCAAGGAAAACACAGAGAGTGGGGAGGAAGatgagcagagcagaagaggagccaAAGAGCAAGCTGGACGCACCAAGAGTCTGGACATTGATAAAGATGGAATAGATGGAGGAGTGCGGGGCCTGAACCGACCTCAGCTTCTCCAGCAGGGGTCTTTGAGGACTTCCCAGAGTGATAATGCACTCCCCTCTCGAGCCCAGTACTCGATGGGAGCAATGGGGACAGGTCGACCCCTCTCTGGATGGGGAAGGGGGTTTCTCAGTGTGTGTCTGGAGCATGTTGATGATCCCATGACTGGACGGCCTCGTCTGATGACTGTGGTTGCTATGGATTCACTTATTCAGGAGGAACCATTTAAG GCAGTGCTTCAGTACCTCTACACAGGCAGCCTGGACGAGAGTCGAGGCGATCTGATGCAGGTGGCCACCATTGCAGAGCTGCTTGAGGTGTTCGACCTTCGGATGATGGTGGCCAACGTTTTGAACAGAGAGAGTTTCATGAACCAGGAGATCACAAAGGCCTTCCACGTCCGCAGAGCCAATCGAATCAAAGAGTGCCTCAATAAAGGGACTTTTGCTG ATGTTGTGTTCCGGCTGGATGACGGCTGCCTCCCGGCCCACAAGCCGCTGCTCATATCCAGCTGTGACTGGATGGCCGCCATGTTCCGTGGCTCCTTTATGGAAAGCTACATCGAAGAG GTATCGATTCCTAACACCAGTACAGCATGTATGCGTGGAGTGCTTGAGTTCCTGTACTGTGGTCTCCTGACACCGTGTCCTGGATTGGAGCCCATGGAACTAATAGTTCTGGCCAACCGTCTGTGTTTGCCACGACTCGTTGCCCTCACTG AGCAGCATGCTGTGGATGAGCTACTGCAACTGGCAGTGAAAGGAGTGGACATTGATGGACAGGTGCTAGCTTACCTTGAAGTTTCACAG TTCCACAATGCCAAACAGCTTTCTGCTTGGTGTCTTCATCACATCTGCACTAATTATAATAGCATCTGCCGCAAGTTTCCCAAAGACATGAAGGCTATGTCTCCAG AAAACCAGAGGCACTTTGAGAAGCAGCGTTGGCCTCCCGTATGGTTCTTGAAGGAGGAAGACCGCTACCTGCGTTCTCAAAAGGAGCGTGAACGCGAGGAAGAGATCCTGCGCAAGCAGCACACCAAACGGGGCTGGTGCTTCTGGAGACACCCGTCTTCCTCTCCACACATCTCCTAA
- the rhobtb4 gene encoding rho related BTB domain containing 4 isoform X2, with product MDIDTDYERPNVETIKCVVVGDNAVGKTRLICARACNATLTQYQLLATHVPTVWAIDQYRVCQEVLERSRDVVDEVSVSLRLWDTFGDHHKDRRFAYGRSDVVVLCFSLANPNSLRHVRTMWFPEIKHFCPRTPIILVGCQLDLRYADLDAVNRARRPLAKPIKPTDILPPERGHEVAKELGIPYYETSIVAQFGVKDVFDNAIRAALISRRHLQFWKSHLKKVQRPLLQAPFLPPRPPRPIVGIPDPPATDGEGPDSLFCHPLCADVLFFLQGGSTRVFAHKVYLATSCSKFYDLFTLDLGGSSFGAMGEEQEGKENTESGEEDEQSRRGAKEQAGRTKSLDIDKDGIDGGVRGLNRPQLLQQGSLRTSQSDNALPSRAQYSMGAMGTGRPLSGWGRGFLSVCLEHVDDPMTGRPRLMTVVAMDSLIQEEPFKAVLQYLYTGSLDESRGDLMQVATIAELLEVFDLRMMVANVLNRESFMNQEITKAFHVRRANRIKECLNKGTFADVVFRLDDGCLPAHKPLLISSCDWMAAMFRGSFMESYIEEVSIPNTSTACMRGVLEFLYCGLLTPCPGLEPMELIVLANRLCLPRLVALTEQHAVDELLQLAVKGVDIDGQVLAYLEVSQFHNAKQLSAWCLHHICTNYNSICRKFPKDMKAMSPENQRHFEKQRWPPVWFLKEEDRYLRSQKEREREEEILRKQHTKRGWCFWRHPSSSPHIS from the exons ATGGATATAGACACAGACTATGAGCGGCCCAATGTGGAAACCATTAAATGTGTGGTGGTGGGGGACAATGCAGTAGGCAAGACCAGGCTAATCTGTGCCCGGGCCTGCAATGCCACACTCACACAGTATCAGCTGCTTGCCACCCACGTGCCAACCGTCTGGGCCATCGACCAGTACCGAGTATGCCAGGAG GTGCTGGAGAGATCTCGGGATGTGGTGGATGAGGTCAGTGTGTCCCTGAGGCTTTGGGACACATTTGGGGATCATCACAAAGACAGGCGATTTGCCTACGGCAG ATCTGATGTAGTGGTACTCTGCTTCTCTCTGGCTAATCCCAACTCCCTGCGCCATGTTCGCACCATGTGGTTTCCGGAGATCAAGCACTTTTGTCCCCGAACACCCATCATCCTGGTCGGCTGCCAGCTGGATCTGCGCTACGCTGACCTGGATGCAGTCAACCGTGCGAGACGACCGTTAGCAAA GCCCATCAAACCAACAGACATCCTCCCTCCAGAGAGAGGCCACGAGGTGGCAAAAGAACTTGGGATTCCTTACTATGAGACGAGCATTGTCGCCCAGTTTGGAGTCAAAGATGTGTTTGACAACGCCATCCGTGCAGCCCTCATTTCCCGTCGGCACCTGCAATTCTGGAAGTCCCACCTGAAAAAGGTCCAGAGACCCCTTCTGCAGGCCCCCTTCCTACCTCCTCGACCACCACGCCCCATAGTGGGCATCCCCGACCCACCGGCCACAGACGGCGAAGGCCCTGACTCCCTTTTCTGTCATCCTCTTTGCGCagatgttcttttctttttgcaaggGGGCTCCACTCGTGTCTTTGCTCACAAAGTTTACCTGGCTACGTCCTGCTCCAAGTTCTACGACCTTTTCACGCTTGATCTTGGTGGGTCGAGTTTTGGGGCAATGGGAGAGGAACAGGAGGGCAAGGAAAACACAGAGAGTGGGGAGGAAGatgagcagagcagaagaggagccaAAGAGCAAGCTGGACGCACCAAGAGTCTGGACATTGATAAAGATGGAATAGATGGAGGAGTGCGGGGCCTGAACCGACCTCAGCTTCTCCAGCAGGGGTCTTTGAGGACTTCCCAGAGTGATAATGCACTCCCCTCTCGAGCCCAGTACTCGATGGGAGCAATGGGGACAGGTCGACCCCTCTCTGGATGGGGAAGGGGGTTTCTCAGTGTGTGTCTGGAGCATGTTGATGATCCCATGACTGGACGGCCTCGTCTGATGACTGTGGTTGCTATGGATTCACTTATTCAGGAGGAACCATTTAAG GCAGTGCTTCAGTACCTCTACACAGGCAGCCTGGACGAGAGTCGAGGCGATCTGATGCAGGTGGCCACCATTGCAGAGCTGCTTGAGGTGTTCGACCTTCGGATGATGGTGGCCAACGTTTTGAACAGAGAGAGTTTCATGAACCAGGAGATCACAAAGGCCTTCCACGTCCGCAGAGCCAATCGAATCAAAGAGTGCCTCAATAAAGGGACTTTTGCTG ATGTTGTGTTCCGGCTGGATGACGGCTGCCTCCCGGCCCACAAGCCGCTGCTCATATCCAGCTGTGACTGGATGGCCGCCATGTTCCGTGGCTCCTTTATGGAAAGCTACATCGAAGAG GTATCGATTCCTAACACCAGTACAGCATGTATGCGTGGAGTGCTTGAGTTCCTGTACTGTGGTCTCCTGACACCGTGTCCTGGATTGGAGCCCATGGAACTAATAGTTCTGGCCAACCGTCTGTGTTTGCCACGACTCGTTGCCCTCACTG AGCAGCATGCTGTGGATGAGCTACTGCAACTGGCAGTGAAAGGAGTGGACATTGATGGACAGGTGCTAGCTTACCTTGAAGTTTCACAG TTCCACAATGCCAAACAGCTTTCTGCTTGGTGTCTTCATCACATCTGCACTAATTATAATAGCATCTGCCGCAAGTTTCCCAAAGACATGAAGGCTATGTCTCCAG AAAACCAGAGGCACTTTGAGAAGCAGCGTTGGCCTCCCGTATGGTTCTTGAAGGAGGAAGACCGCTACCTGCGTTCTCAAAAGGAGCGTGAACGCGAGGAAGAGATCCTGCGCAAGCAGCACACCAAACGGGGCTGGTGCTTCTGGAGACACCCGTCTTCCTCTCCACACATCTCCTAA